The uncultured Desulfobulbus sp. genome window below encodes:
- a CDS encoding sigma-54 dependent transcriptional regulator — translation MTEGTSKRLLVIDDEENMRHMLSSMLSRMGYEVDVAANGALGLQALAREAYDVILCDIRMPQMDGMEFLHHLRQQNIQATIIMMSAFGTVETALEAMRQGAYDYISKPFKVDEIELTLRKAEEREKLKQDNQLLREKVAAFEGECSFGRMVARSKPMLDVFALAQKVAPHTTTILITGESGTGKELVAQGIHEKSGRAPASFVAINCGSLPESLIESELFGYVKGAFTGAEQDKTGLFVKAHGGTLFLDEIGELPFSMQVKLLRVLQEGEVHPVGAERPVSIDVRVIAATARELDQEVKQGRFRQDLFYRLNVVHVILPPLRERLDDIPLLSTYFLKRYAKQLNSPVTSISPAAMTRLMQHGWSGNVRELENVIERAVVLAEKKVILPENLPHEFGVQSGGRRLDDIFGGFSIKRGQKIMETSLISRALQATGGNKSKAAELLEISYPSLLSKIKDYDIGGGRGEAS, via the coding sequence ACGTCGCGGCCAATGGTGCATTGGGCTTGCAGGCTCTAGCGAGAGAGGCATACGACGTTATTCTCTGTGATATCCGTATGCCGCAAATGGACGGAATGGAGTTTTTGCACCATCTCCGTCAGCAAAATATTCAGGCAACCATCATTATGATGTCTGCCTTTGGGACAGTCGAAACTGCTCTCGAGGCGATGCGGCAAGGTGCCTACGATTACATATCTAAACCCTTTAAAGTCGATGAAATTGAGCTGACCCTCCGCAAGGCCGAGGAGCGCGAAAAACTTAAGCAGGATAATCAACTCCTTCGAGAGAAGGTTGCGGCTTTTGAAGGAGAGTGTTCCTTCGGCAGAATGGTCGCTCGCAGTAAACCGATGTTGGATGTCTTTGCACTGGCGCAAAAAGTCGCGCCGCACACAACCACTATCCTCATTACGGGAGAGAGTGGAACCGGAAAGGAGCTGGTCGCCCAGGGGATTCATGAGAAGAGCGGGAGAGCCCCGGCCTCATTTGTTGCTATCAATTGCGGAAGTTTGCCGGAAAGCTTGATTGAAAGCGAACTCTTTGGCTACGTGAAGGGAGCTTTTACCGGGGCAGAGCAGGATAAAACAGGGCTTTTTGTGAAAGCGCATGGCGGAACCTTGTTCCTCGATGAAATTGGAGAGCTGCCTTTTTCCATGCAGGTCAAGTTGCTTAGGGTGTTACAGGAGGGGGAAGTGCATCCGGTAGGGGCAGAACGTCCTGTGTCCATAGATGTACGGGTGATTGCCGCGACAGCACGGGAGCTTGATCAGGAAGTTAAACAGGGCCGTTTTCGACAGGATTTGTTTTATCGGCTTAATGTGGTGCATGTGATTTTACCACCCCTGCGTGAGCGTTTGGATGATATTCCACTTTTGAGCACCTATTTTTTGAAACGTTATGCAAAACAACTCAATTCTCCAGTGACCAGTATTTCACCAGCGGCCATGACCCGTTTGATGCAGCATGGATGGTCTGGGAATGTACGTGAACTTGAAAATGTTATCGAGCGGGCAGTGGTGCTGGCTGAAAAAAAGGTGATCTTGCCAGAGAATCTGCCCCATGAGTTTGGGGTGCAGTCAGGGGGGCGGCGTTTGGATGACATCTTTGGTGGATTTTCTATCAAACGGGGCCAGAAGATCATGGAGACTTCATTGATCAGCCGTGCCCTGCAGGCCACGGGAGGTAATAAATCGAAGGCCGCTGAACTGCTGGAGATAAGCTATCCCTCGTTGCTCAGTAAAATAAAGGACTATGATATTGGAGGGGGAAGAGGGGAGGCCTCCTGA